The Methanofollis sp. nucleotide sequence TCTCCAGTGGAAACAAAGGGGTCATGCACCCGCCATTTGTCAGACAAAGGTCATACCCTCTGCCGAAGGGATCCGGGCGATTCCGAAGATTTGAGAGATAAAAATAGGATAATATAATCAGATCAGACCTGAGACAAAGGTGCCCATCCTTTCGACAGCCAGAGAGAGGTTTTCCCGGCTTGTTGCATAGGAACACCTGATATGGCCGCGGCCCGACTCGCCAAAGGCGCTGCCGGGTACGACCGCGACTTTCTGCTCCTTCAGGAGACGCTCGGCAAACTCCTCGTCGGTGAGGCCGGTGGCCTCGATGGAGGGGAAGGCATAGAAAGCGCCCTCCGGCATGTGGCAGCGGAGGCCGATCCTGTTGAGCCCCTCGACAAAGAGGTTCCTGCGGAGGCGATACTCCCTGACCATCTCGTTCTTGTCCTGCTCGGCCTGCCGCAGTGCGGCATACGCGGCGATCTGGCCCATCACCGGGGCGCAGAGCATCACATACTGGTGGATCTTCAGGGCGGCGTCGGAGATCTCGGGAGGTGCGCAGAGATAGCCGACCCGCCACCCGGTCATCGCGTAGGCCTTCGAGAAACCGTTGAGGGTGATCGTCCTGTCGCGGAGTTCGGGGATGGAGGCCGGCGAACAGTGGGTGCCCTCATAGGTGAGCTCCGAATAGACCTCGTCGGAGATGAGGAGGAGGTCGCGGTCGACAAGGATGTCGGCGATCGCACGGTAGTCGTCGCGGGTCATCACACCGCCCGTCGGGTTGCTCGGGAAGTTGAGGAGGACGGCCTTCGTCTTGCCGGTGATCTGTTCCTGCAGGGAGTCGGGGGTGACCTTGAAGCGGTCCTTCTCAAGACAGGGAAGGGGGACAGGTTTCCCGCCGGTCAGGGTGACACAGGGAGCGTAGCTGACATAGGCGGGGTCCTGAACGATCACCTCGTCCCCGGGGTCGACGACCGCCCTGATCGCGATGTCGGCGGCCTCAGAGACGCCGGTCGTGATGATGATCTCGGACTCGGGGGAGTAACTGAGATCGTAGCGCCGGGCAAGGTCCGCGGCAAGGGCCTCGCGCAGGGGCGGGTAGCCGCGGTTGGAGGTGTACGTCGTGACGCCCTGCTCGATGGAGTAGATGCTCGCCTCGCAGATGTTCCATGGGGTCGAGAAGTCTGGTTCGCCGACGCCAAGGGATATGACGTCCTGCATACCCATGCAGAGGTCGAAAAACTTCCTGATCCCCGAGTGGGGGATGATGCGAGCTTTTTCAGATACAAAGTCCCTCATGGTGCCACCTAGAAGGAGTACGGCAGGCGCTCGCTGGCCTCGCGCTCGTCGTACGGAGTCCCGTTCTCCTTGTATGTCTTCATCACGAACTGCGTCGCTGTCTCCCTGATCTGGTCCATCGTGGCGATGTGCTCGGAGACGAAGCGGGCGACGTCCTGCATCGTCCGGCCCCTCACAAGGAGGATCAGGTCATAGCGCCCGGAGACGAGACGGACGGCCTTGACCTCCCTGAAGCGGGCGATACGCCCCGCGATCCTGTCGTAGCCGAAGTCGCGCTCAGGCGAGACCTTGAGGGCGATGATCGAGGTGACCTCTTCGTTGCCGGCCTTCTCCCAGTCGACGACTGCGGCGTACTTTCTGATGATCCGGGCCTCTTCGAGTGCCCTGATCCGGCGTTCCGCCTCTTCGATCGGGAGTTCAACCATGGTCGCCAGTTCCTCGATCGGGATCCGGCTGTTCTCCTCCAGGAGGTGGAGGATGAGTAAATCCTTTCCGTCCATATCAATCACCGGAATGATGCCTTCAGGCGGTTGAGGTCGACCTGCGCAAGCCGCTCCTCGGAGAGCCTGGGATCTTTCGCTAATACTTCCTGTATCTTTTTCGTGTTGGTGTCAAACCACATCTCTTTTGTCCTTCCGTATCGCCCTTTCGATACGACCCTGCTGTTGATCACGCCGAGCATGCTCAGTTCCGAGATGAGGTCGGTGATCCGCCGGTGGGTGAGGGGGTCGATGTTGACGGTGCGCGAGACCTCGCGGTACACCCGCGTCACCTCGCCTGAGGTGAAGATCTTCTTGTCCATCTGGTCAAGGAGGAGCATCGAGTACAGGACGACCTTGCTCTGGGTCGGCAGGGTCGAGATGCACTCGATCATCGAGTCTGTCTCGATCTTCTCCAGGGCCATCCGCACATGCCTCTCCCCCACCTTCTCCGCGTTCTCCCTGTCCGCGAGTTCGCCCGAGACCCGGAGGAGGTCGAGGGCCCGCCTGGCGTCGCCATGCTCCTGCGCGGCGAATGCGGCGCAAAGGGGGATGACTCCCTCGTCGAGGCTGTTCTCGACAAAGGCCATCTGGGCGCGCTGGCTGAGGATGTCACAGAGCTGCGGGGCGTTGTACGGCGGGAAGACGATCTCCTCCTCGGAGAGGGAGGAGAGGACGCGGGGGTCGAGGAAGTCGGTGAACCTGAGGTCATTGGAGATCCCGATCATCGAAACCTTCGCACCCCGCAGGTCGGAGTTGATCCTGGTCAGGTTGTACAGGGTCTCGTCACCGCTCTTCTTGACCAGTTTGTCGATCTCGTCCAGGACAATGACGAGCACGCCACCGGTCTTCTCGAGCTGGTTTTTCAGTTCGGCATAGACCTGGTCGGTCGGCCACCCGGTCATCGGGATGTGGGCGCGGGACTTGTCGCTCGGGGTGGCGTCGAGGTCCTCGAGGCCCTTCGCTATCTGGGCGAGGACCCGGTACTGGGTGTCGATCACCTCGCAGTTGAGGTGGACCACCCGGCACCTGGTGCCGGCTCCCGTAGCGACCTTCTCGAGTTCGGCCCCGACGTACCTGACACAGGCTGTCTTCCCTGTCCCGGTCTTCCCGTAGATGAGGATGTTCGAGGGGGTTTCGTTCTTGAGGGCAGGAGCGAGGATGGAAGCGACGGCATCGATCTGGGGGCGCCGGTGCGGGAGGATCTGGGGGCGGTACGAGTGACGGAGGACCTCCCGGTTTTTGAAGATCCGATTATTACTCAGGAACTTTTGAAAGAGTCCAAAGGATTGATGGTCGTTTTCAGACATGATATCAGCCGCGGGTACTGGGGAAAACATCAGATGGTGGGGGCCGTGGAGATATAACCCCTTTGTTTCCATTGGAGATAGTATATAAACAAAATATCGGCCAGGGAGATCGCCGTCGAATCCATCGAGATCAGGAAACTGATCCCCCACCCCTTTATTTCGACTGGAACGCCAGGAAAACAGGGTATCTGTTTTCTTTTATATTTGGAAAAACAGCTTGTTGTAAGCTTCGCGACTTGTACTATAAATGATCTATGATCTCAGAGCAGGATCTTTCGATCACAAAACAGAGGATCAGAGATATCAGGAGAGATCCCGATCCCCGATCCCGGATCAGCGCGGCGGCTGATCCCGATCTCAGGCGATCCATGGATCAGGATCCTCAATTTAGGATCAGAAATCGCCGATCTGGATCACGATCCGGAGGTTATGATCCCGATCTCCCGGTCAGATCCTGATCTATGATCGGCTGATCTCGGATCCTGGATCCTGGATCCTGGATCCTGATCTTTTGATCGCTTCTCCTGATCTGATCCCTGATCTGTGGATCTCGATCTCCGATCCTGGATCCTGATCTCCTGATCGCTTCTCCTGATCTGATCCCTGATCTGTGGATCTCGATCTCCGATCCNNNNNNNNNNNNNNNNNNNNNNNNNNNNNNNNNNNNNNNNNNNNNNNNNNNNNNNNNNNNNNNNNNNNNNNNNNNNNNNNNNNNNNNNNNNNNNNNNNNNTGATCGCTTCTCCTGATCTGATCCCTGATCTGTGGATCTCGATCTCCGATCCTGGATCCTGATCTCCTGATCGCTTCTCCTGATCTGATCCCTGATCTGTGGATCTCGATCTCCGATCCCCGATCCCTGATCCTGATCTCCCGATCGTTTCTCCTGATCTGATCCCTGATCTGTGGATCCTGATCTCAGATCCGGCGATCCTGATCCCGGATCAGGGCCGGGATCCCGCGATCTTGCGATCAGATCCGGCGATCTTCCCGGGATCGTCTCATGATCTTCGGTGATCTTCTCGGATCCCGGGGTCAGATCGGCGGATCCGCGCGATATAATGATCAGAATAGTGGAGTACAGGTAAATTCAGCCTCTTTTTACCCTTTTTCGCGATATCTTCTCCCCTCCTATCTCTCCATTCTTCCAGTGGAAACAAAGGGGTCGGGGTTTGCGGCCCTTCTATCACAAGAAGTATCAGAGGGAGCGATCAACATGTCCCCGAGGCTTCTCATGAAACCCGAGCACATCAAGCCGATCGAGATCACCGCGGCGGTGATCACCGTCTCTTCGACCCGTACCGAGGAGAACGATACCAGTGGAAAGGCGATCCTGGACCTCCTCACCGCCGGGGGATACCGTGTCGTCTTCTCGGTGATCGTGAAGGACGACAGGCAGGCGATCCGGGCCGCCCTTGTCACCGCGCTCGGGAAGGCCGACGCCGTAGTCCTCAACGGCGGCACCGGCCTCACCCCCGACGACTGCACCATCGAGGCCGTCGAGCCCTTCTTCGAGAAGAGGATGGAAGGATTCGGAGAACTTTTCAGGATGCTCTCCTTCGACGAGATCGGAACCTCGGCCCTCCTCTCGCGGGCGACCGCGGGCATCGTCGGCGGGAGGGCGGTCTTCTGCGTCCCTGGTTCGACCGGCGCCGTGACCCTCGCCACCGGCAAGATCATCGTCCCCGAACTCAGGCACATCATCTCCCACTCGCGGGGATGAAACCCTTCTTTTTCTGTCCGTGACTCTTACAGCATTGCAGCACGTTTACAGCAGAATTTCAGCACCTGCCGCGAAGATCGAAAGCCGCGAATTGGCCCGGAAACTGACAGTACTAATAGAGATAGAGAGCGCGTCTCTCTCTCAGTACTAACTTACAGCACAACACACACACACAGTGGCATCTCTTCTCCTCCCTCCGGGTGGGTGCGTGTGTGTGATATCCGCGATGCTGCAAACGATCATGCGATATCGTCATGTGGCGGAGATAACCGATATCAAAGCTCTCAAATTCGTCTGTTGAATCTCAGCGCCTTCCGCGAACTGCTGTAAACGACTGTAAAGAAGGGAGGTCTGCTGTAAACCTGGGGGACGAGGGTCAGGGGATGCGACCGGCGCTATCCCCCCTTCGCCCTCCTCCAGGAGAAGAAGATCACCGCGCCGACGACCGCCAAGGCGGCGACGATGAGAAGGACGACCGTCAGCGGGAGGGATCCGCCCTCCTCTCCCTCGCCGGGCAGGGCCGTCCCTTCGACCGAGATGTTCGTCCTCGTCGTGTAGAGGTTCCCGTTGGTGTCCCTGTACTCGATGACGAGCGGGACCTCGGTGACGTTCTCCGCCCTGAAAGTCAGTTCAAAGTTCGAGAGATCGTCAGGGTCCAGGGAAGCGACCGGGTAGACGCGGTTTGGGTCGACAGGGACGCCGGGGGATCCCACGGTGACCACGACGGCCTTTGCCACCTCGAGTCCGGCATTGGTCACGTCGCCGCTGACCCGGTACGACCCGTTCTCAGTGGTCACATCCACCCCGGAGACGACGATCCGTGCACTTTTCTTGTCCTCGGAAAAGACGATCGGGATCGAGACCTCGGTCGTCCTCTGGTTCCTGCCGTTCCTGTACGTCACCGTCATCGTGAGGGTGGTCTCACTCTCCGGCGTGATATTGAAGGCGACCTCTGCAGATCCGTCAGGGGCAAGGGCGCCGATGAAGGCGCTCGTCGGGACGCTCACCAACCCTTCACCCGACGGCATCACCGAGACCCCGTTGACCTCCCCGGAGCGGGGGTTGCTCACCGTCACCCGCACAATATCCTTCTTTCCCGCGGTGAATGCGTCGGGAATGTCGGCGACAGAGACACGGGGTTCGACAGCCTCGACCTTCACCGGCACCGCGTAGCGCAATGACCCGGCATTCGTGAAGTCGAGGACGAAACGCGGGTAATAGGTACCGGAACCGGCATCTGCCTGCACTGTAAAGGTGAACGAGGCCTCGTTCCCCGCCCCGATCGCACCGAAGGTCTGGTAGGGGTTGTCGAGGACGAGGATGTTCCCCTCCGTGTACATCTTTGCGCTTCTGACAGGCACGCTCACCTGTGCCGTGTTCTTCACCGTGACCGTGACCGTCGCCACGTCGCCGGGCATCAGGACCGCCGGATCGATCACCGCGCCGGTGACCATCACCTGTGCGGCGTCTTCCTCGGGCGTCGCCGCGGCCGCCGCCCCGGCAAGGAGGAGGAGAAGAAACGCACCGGTGAAGAACACCTCTCTCATCTACAGCACACCGAGGATGATGATCTGATAGACGATATATAAGACCACCGGCACACCGACGACGACCGCGGCGTCTCTGGTGGTGATCGTGCGTGCGTACTTTATCCCGAAGATCCAGATGTTCGCCGCCCAGACGAGGAAGATGACGCCGAGGACCTGGCCCGCCTGGAGCAACGGGGACTTCCGGATCATCTCCTGGAAGGCCGCCGAGGCCGCCGGGTCGGTAAAGTCGATGGCCGGGAAGGTGAAGGAGGAGAGGAAGGAGTACGTCAGGCCGAGAGTGATCAGGGCCGAGACGATGAGAGGGACGTAGCCGTACCCCACCGCTTCGAGGCTCTTCTTCAGGTCGCCGGACCCGTTGTAAAAGGAGGAGAGAGCATAGAAGACGAGGGCCTGGACGGCCCAGATGATCAGGGAGAAGATCACGATGCCGACCGCCGTGGTGATGCCGATGAGGCCGACAAACCCCTGCATCTCCGAGGGGAGGGAGGGGAGCATGGCGGTCATGGTGAGATAGGCCGTAACGGCGCCGATGATCCCGGCGATCAGCACGAGGATGAAGGGCACCATCAGGCCCGGGGCTTTGTCCGCCCTCTCCCTGAAGAACGCGTCCGGGTTCAACAGGACATCAAAAATCCAATGGCTCATACGAAGAGGGTGTACGCCGATCAATTTAAGGATAGGGGCTCACTCCTCCAGGGCGAGGAGCACGGCCTTCCTGA carries:
- a CDS encoding molybdenum cofactor biosynthesis protein B; this translates as MKPEHIKPIEITAAVITVSSTRTEENDTSGKAILDLLTAGGYRVVFSVIVKDDRQAIRAALVTALGKADAVVLNGGTGLTPDDCTIEAVEPFFEKRMEGFGELFRMLSFDEIGTSALLSRATAGIVGGRAVFCVPGSTGAVTLATGKIIVPELRHIISHSRG
- a CDS encoding Lrp/AsnC family transcriptional regulator, which produces MDGKDLLILHLLEENSRIPIEELATMVELPIEEAERRIRALEEARIIRKYAAVVDWEKAGNEEVTSIIALKVSPERDFGYDRIAGRIARFREVKAVRLVSGRYDLILLVRGRTMQDVARFVSEHIATMDQIRETATQFVMKTYKENGTPYDEREASERLPYSF
- a CDS encoding Yip1 family protein, which translates into the protein MSHWIFDVLLNPDAFFRERADKAPGLMVPFILVLIAGIIGAVTAYLTMTAMLPSLPSEMQGFVGLIGITTAVGIVIFSLIIWAVQALVFYALSSFYNGSGDLKKSLEAVGYGYVPLIVSALITLGLTYSFLSSFTFPAIDFTDPAASAAFQEMIRKSPLLQAGQVLGVIFLVWAANIWIFGIKYARTITTRDAAVVVGVPVVLYIVYQIIILGVL
- a CDS encoding aminotransferase class I/II-fold pyridoxal phosphate-dependent enzyme, with the protein product MRDFVSEKARIIPHSGIRKFFDLCMGMQDVISLGVGEPDFSTPWNICEASIYSIEQGVTTYTSNRGYPPLREALAADLARRYDLSYSPESEIIITTGVSEAADIAIRAVVDPGDEVIVQDPAYVSYAPCVTLTGGKPVPLPCLEKDRFKVTPDSLQEQITGKTKAVLLNFPSNPTGGVMTRDDYRAIADILVDRDLLLISDEVYSELTYEGTHCSPASIPELRDRTITLNGFSKAYAMTGWRVGYLCAPPEISDAALKIHQYVMLCAPVMGQIAAYAALRQAEQDKNEMVREYRLRRNLFVEGLNRIGLRCHMPEGAFYAFPSIEATGLTDEEFAERLLKEQKVAVVPGSAFGESGRGHIRCSYATSRENLSLAVERMGTFVSGLI
- a CDS encoding ORC1-type DNA replication protein, whose product is MSENDHQSFGLFQKFLSNNRIFKNREVLRHSYRPQILPHRRPQIDAVASILAPALKNETPSNILIYGKTGTGKTACVRYVGAELEKVATGAGTRCRVVHLNCEVIDTQYRVLAQIAKGLEDLDATPSDKSRAHIPMTGWPTDQVYAELKNQLEKTGGVLVIVLDEIDKLVKKSGDETLYNLTRINSDLRGAKVSMIGISNDLRFTDFLDPRVLSSLSEEEIVFPPYNAPQLCDILSQRAQMAFVENSLDEGVIPLCAAFAAQEHGDARRALDLLRVSGELADRENAEKVGERHVRMALEKIETDSMIECISTLPTQSKVVLYSMLLLDQMDKKIFTSGEVTRVYREVSRTVNIDPLTHRRITDLISELSMLGVINSRVVSKGRYGRTKEMWFDTNTKKIQEVLAKDPRLSEERLAQVDLNRLKASFR